The following are encoded together in the Glycine soja cultivar W05 chromosome 5, ASM419377v2, whole genome shotgun sequence genome:
- the LOC114411282 gene encoding uncharacterized protein LOC114411282, whose protein sequence is MVVVAAPRLQKYSSFHDQSGEQPMLFPIRSLKSRLSEEDIDVQSLNMLMSSKRFSSNSNRNAEVKADVVDTDVQSLNRSTISQGFSSNSNRKAEVIMLSSKTYVIMLSSNAEDSVRKKGFYKSCPPPPPPPPPTMFQKSVFMKPRFNGSSNEAPSFNKELKRSFTSERSTPVGKKSHEENKSKQGTLFRNNKFMGHASVPLVSQPAEKESLLVESNDDDDDDDT, encoded by the coding sequence atggttgttgttgctgctccACGGTTGCAAAAGTATTCTAGTTTTCATGACCAGAGTGGAGAGCAGCCTATGCTTTTTCCCATTCGAAGCTTGAAATCTCGCTTATCCGAAGAAGATATTGATGTTCAATCTCTGAACATGTTAATGAGTTCTAAAAGGTTTTCAAGCAATTCAAATAGAAATGCAGAAGTTAAAGCTGATGTTGTTGATACAGATGTTCAATCTCTAAATAGGTCAACAATTTCTCAAGGATTTTCAAGCAATTCCAATAGAAAAGCTGAAGTTATAATGTTGTCTTCAAAAACTTATGTTATAATGTTGTCTTCAAACGCAGAGGATTCGGTGAGGAAGAAGGGCTTCTACAAGTCTTGTCCTCCACCACCTCCGCCACCGCCACCAACAATGTTTCAGAAATCAGTGTTCATGAAGCCAAGGTTCAATGGTTCATCCAACGAAGCACCTTCCTTCAATAAGGAGTTGAAGAGAAGCTTCACAAGTGAGAGAAGCACACCAGTGGGAAAGAAAAgtcatgaagaaaataaatccAAGCAAGGCACATTGTTTAGAAATAACAAGTTCATGGGGCATGCAAGTGTGCCTCTTGTGTCACAGCCAGCTGAGAAAGAAAGCCTTCTTGTGGAATCTAACGATGATGACGACGACGATGACACATAA